In Primulina huaijiensis isolate GDHJ02 unplaced genomic scaffold, ASM1229523v2 scaffold20025, whole genome shotgun sequence, the following are encoded in one genomic region:
- the LOC140966085 gene encoding 65-kDa microtubule-associated protein 6-like → MLALGSTCSCVRTSNNCNALVKELQQIWSEIGETEADKARMLLELERECLEIYRRKVDEAANEKARLHQFIAAREAEVAMLMAALGEIYMNSPVQSEKKLKSLTLQLASVTPIVEDLKLKKEERTKQFADIKAQIEKITNEISGYGNLVSAATSLDLEEQDLSLRKFTEYQSRLHALQKDKSERLQKVMDYVNEVHTLSSVIGLDFGKTVSDVHPSLRESSLEHATNISDSTLEGLDQAVLRLKTERKFRYQKLKDVAGSLFELWKLMDTKHIEKVYFLKITSILNLSESEIVQAGALTMEIVEQASAEVERLSKLKASRLKEIFLKKRSELEDICRKVHIQPDASSAADKVNTLIDSGLVDPSEILTDIETQICNAKDEALTRKEIMEKIDRWLFACDEENWLEDYNRDENRYSAGRGAHINLKRAERARIMISKIPAMVENLIRHSLAWEDEKHKQFLYDGVRLVSILEDYKLTRIQKEEEKKRSRDHKKLQNMLLTEKEAMYGSKPSPRRSNSLRTTNGYQAHGNGSVTPSPRRNSVGCATPEVQTPRSYFGRQNGYFKEMRRLSTAPLNFVAIPKEDTMSFSSVYGSEPESPQS, encoded by the exons ATGCTAGCGCTTGGGAGTACTTGCAGCTGTGTCCGTACCAGCAACAATTGCAATGCTTTAGTCAAAGAACTTCAG CAAATATGGTCTGAAATTGGTGAAACTGAAGCTGATAAAGCTCGCATGTTATTGGAGCTTGAGCGGGAATGCTTAGAAATCTACCGAAGAAAGGTTGACGAGGCTGCAAATGAAAAGGCTCGCCTTCATCAATTTATCGCTGCCAGAGAAGCGGAGGTTGCAATGCTAATGGCTGCCCTTGGAGAAATTTATATGAACTCGCCG GTCCAGTcagagaaaaaattaaaatcattgaCATTACAACTGGCTTCTGTTACACCAATTGTAGAGGACCTGAAGCTTAAGAAAGAAGAAAGAACGAAACAATTTGCAGATATTAAGGCACAAATTGAGAAGATCACGAATGAGATTTCAGGATATGGTAATCTTGTCAGTGCTGCAACTTCATTGGACCTGGAAGAACAAGATTTGTCGCTGAGAAAGTTCACGGAGTACCAATCACGTCTCCATGCTTTACAGAAGGATAAG TCTGAACGCCTTCAAAAAGTCATGGATTATGTGAACGAGGTCCATACTTTGAGCAGTGTAATAGGTTTGGATTTTGGTAAAACAGTGAGCGATGTTCATCCTAGTTTACGTGAATCTAGCCTGGAACATGCCACAAATATCAGCGACAGCACATTAGAGGGTCTTGATCAGGCTGTCCTAAGGTTGAAAACAGAGAGAAAGTTCCGATATCAGAAG CTGAAAGATGTAGCTGGATCTCTCTTCGAACTCTGGAAATTAATGGACACAAAACATATAGAGAAGGTCTACTTCTTGAAGATTACTTCGATCCTCAATTTGTCAGAATCTGAAATTGTGCAAGCAGGTGCTCTTACAATGGAGATAGTTGAACAG GCATCGGCAGAGGTCGAGAGACTCAGTAAGCTGAAAGCCAGCAGGCTGAAGGAAATTTTCCTGAAGAAGAGGTCGGAACTTGAAGATATTTGCCGTAAAGTTCATATTCAACCTGATGCAAGTAGTGCTGCTGATAAAGTTAATACTTTGATAGACTCAG GTTTGGTGGATCCGAGTGAAATATTAACTGACATTGAAACCCAAATATGCAATGCCAAAGATGAAGCTTTAACTCGCAAAGAAATAATGGAAAAGATTGACCGATGGCTTTTTGCTTGTGATGAAGAAAATTGGCTCGAAGATTATAATCGA GATGAGAATCGGTATAGTGCTGGGAGAGGTGCACACATAAATCTAAAACGCGCAGAGCGAGCAAGAATTATGATAAGTAAAATACCAG CTATGGTTGAAAACCTGATTAGACATTCGCTGGCATGGGAGGATGAGAAACATAAACAGTTTCTCTATGATGGG GTTCGTCTGGTATCAATACTGGAGGATTACAAACTGACTAGAATACAGAAGGAAGAGGAGAAAAAGCGTTCCAGG GATcataaaaaactacaaaatatgCTACTTACGGAGAAAGAAGCGATGTATGGTTCTAAGCCAAGTCCTAGAAGAAGTAACAGCTTAAGGACTACAAATGGGTACCAAGCACATGGAAATGGATCTGTGACCCCTTCACCCCGTCGGAACTCTGTTGGCTGTGCAACTCCGGAGGTCCAAACTCCACGTTCTTATTTTGGCCGACAAAACGGGTATTTCAAGGAAATGAGAAGACTTTCCACTGCTCCTCTTAACTTTGTGGCGATCCCCAAAGAAGATACAATGTCATTTTCGTCTGTTTACGGTTCAGAGCCAGAGTCCCCCCAGAGTTAA
- the LOC140966045 gene encoding zinc finger protein SHOOT GRAVITROPISM 5-like isoform X1 — MMYHSSQDVNGFSNERKRRPAGTPDPDAEVVSLSSKTLLESDSYVCEICNQGFQRDQNLQMHMRRHKVPWKLLKRDNPQAKNRVFVCPEETCLHHDPKHALGDLVGIKKHFRRKHSNNKPWVCERCSKGYAVQSDFKAHVRTCGTRGHSCDCGRVFSRVESFIEHQDSCTIRHHNLPPELKHPTQPEASSSQTASSSATPSMEYSNFSAVSVPRIHPKNPGERDENHQHNLELQLLPSSTKFTLEDDYICKPGITSEQQLDFPMAENGLAEEAVRQARQQIELAELEFAKAERIRQQALADLEKARVLKEQFTEKISSTILEITCHACKQKFQALTGTLPTAAESSSAMNYVSSAKLKLKKLTD, encoded by the exons ATGATGTATCATTCATCTCAGGATGTTAATGGGTTTTCGAATGAGAGAAAAAGAAGGCCTGCTGGCACCCCGG ATCCAGACGCAGAAGTTGTTTCCCTTTCATCAAAGACATTACTAGAGTCAGACAGCTACGTGTGCGAGATCTGCAACCAAGGGTTTCAGAGAGACCAGAATCTACAAATGCACATGCGTAGGCACAAGGTGCCATGGAAACTTCTCAAGAGAGACAACCCACAAGCCAAGAATCGTGTCTTCGTGTGCCCCGAGGAGACATGTCTGCACCACGACCCGAAGCATGCGCTGGGTGATCTGGTGGGGATTAAGAAGCATTTCAGGAGGAAACACAGCAACAACAAGCCGTGGGTCTGCGAGAGATGCTCCAAAGGTTATGCGGTTCAATCAGATTTCAAGGCCCATGTCAGGACTTGCGGTACTCGGGGACATTCTTGTGACTGTGGCCGAGTTTTTTCCAG AGTGGAGAGTTTCATTGAGCATCAAGACTCCTGCACCATCCGCCACCACAACCTGCCACCGGAGTTAAAACATCCAACGCAACCCGAGGCCAGTTCTTCTCAGACAGCTTCAAGCTCTGCCACTCCATCGATGGAGTATTCCAATTTCAGCGCAGTCTCAGTCCCAAGGATCCACCCGAAAAATCCTGGTGAACGTGACgaaaatcatcaacataactTAGAACTTCAGCTTTTGCCATCATCCACCAAATTTACACTTGAGGATGATTATATCTGTAAGCCGGGGATAACAAGTGAGCAGCAGCTGGATTTTCCTATGGCAGAAAATGGTTTAGCGGAAGAGGCTGTAAGACAAGCGCGGCAGCAAATTGAACTGGCTGAATTGGAGTTTGCAAAGGCTGAAAGAATCAGGCAGCAGGCACTTGCAGACCTCGAAAAGGCTCGGGTTTTGAAGGAGCAATTCACCGAGAAAATCAGCAGCACAATCTTGGAAATCACCTGTCATGCCTGCAAGCAGAAGTTTCAGGCGCTAACCGGCACTCTTCCGACCGCAGCGGAGAGTTCTTCGGCTATGAATTACGTGTCTTCAGCTAAACTTAAGTTGAAAAAACTCACTGATTAA
- the LOC140966045 gene encoding zinc finger protein SHOOT GRAVITROPISM 5-like isoform X2, protein MHMRRHKVPWKLLKRDNPQAKNRVFVCPEETCLHHDPKHALGDLVGIKKHFRRKHSNNKPWVCERCSKGYAVQSDFKAHVRTCGTRGHSCDCGRVFSRVESFIEHQDSCTIRHHNLPPELKHPTQPEASSSQTASSSATPSMEYSNFSAVSVPRIHPKNPGERDENHQHNLELQLLPSSTKFTLEDDYICKPGITSEQQLDFPMAENGLAEEAVRQARQQIELAELEFAKAERIRQQALADLEKARVLKEQFTEKISSTILEITCHACKQKFQALTGTLPTAAESSSAMNYVSSAKLKLKKLTD, encoded by the exons ATGCACATGCGTAGGCACAAGGTGCCATGGAAACTTCTCAAGAGAGACAACCCACAAGCCAAGAATCGTGTCTTCGTGTGCCCCGAGGAGACATGTCTGCACCACGACCCGAAGCATGCGCTGGGTGATCTGGTGGGGATTAAGAAGCATTTCAGGAGGAAACACAGCAACAACAAGCCGTGGGTCTGCGAGAGATGCTCCAAAGGTTATGCGGTTCAATCAGATTTCAAGGCCCATGTCAGGACTTGCGGTACTCGGGGACATTCTTGTGACTGTGGCCGAGTTTTTTCCAG AGTGGAGAGTTTCATTGAGCATCAAGACTCCTGCACCATCCGCCACCACAACCTGCCACCGGAGTTAAAACATCCAACGCAACCCGAGGCCAGTTCTTCTCAGACAGCTTCAAGCTCTGCCACTCCATCGATGGAGTATTCCAATTTCAGCGCAGTCTCAGTCCCAAGGATCCACCCGAAAAATCCTGGTGAACGTGACgaaaatcatcaacataactTAGAACTTCAGCTTTTGCCATCATCCACCAAATTTACACTTGAGGATGATTATATCTGTAAGCCGGGGATAACAAGTGAGCAGCAGCTGGATTTTCCTATGGCAGAAAATGGTTTAGCGGAAGAGGCTGTAAGACAAGCGCGGCAGCAAATTGAACTGGCTGAATTGGAGTTTGCAAAGGCTGAAAGAATCAGGCAGCAGGCACTTGCAGACCTCGAAAAGGCTCGGGTTTTGAAGGAGCAATTCACCGAGAAAATCAGCAGCACAATCTTGGAAATCACCTGTCATGCCTGCAAGCAGAAGTTTCAGGCGCTAACCGGCACTCTTCCGACCGCAGCGGAGAGTTCTTCGGCTATGAATTACGTGTCTTCAGCTAAACTTAAGTTGAAAAAACTCACTGATTAA
- the LOC140966032 gene encoding sodium/hydrogen exchanger 7-like isoform X1, producing the protein MKFCVCSGQVKIQPLLHPTYTHGSTLGLYEVLAQKPCFCDIISDPVVLYFFIETEKIISALRSDPAVEDFFWRESVIGLAKLMLPQMFEQMAMPDLRALMAEISIMNIHIRGESFEVPRNSIGLLLEGFIKMQGWQGDLLTSPAVIFPCVDQNACRSERMGSREGSFSQQLSLYQVETRARAIIFDIAGYDASRTLCKRSSSRISQSVDHPSGSLGREHSGLMSWPEQFFHPKLQDLEALNQQENDLSARAVQLSIFGSLVDITLFYSILLFICYKIIDMTYSFLSAKRYWCEPMLVFYSTGDEIIRIYLPQNCVF; encoded by the exons ATGAAATTTTGTGTTTGCAGCGGTCAAGTGAAAATACAGCCTTTATTGCACCCAACTTATACTCATGGAAGTACTTTGGGCTTGTATGAAGTGCTTGCTCAAAAGCCTTGCTTCTGCGATATTATATCGGACCCTGTGGTACTCTACTTCTTTATCGAAACTGAAAAGATCATTTCTGCACTGAGATCTGATCCTGCAGTGGAAGATTTCTTTTGGCGG GAGAGTGTCATTGGTCTTGCTAAACTCATGCTTCCTCAAATGTTTGAGCAAATGGCAATGCCAGATTTAAGAGCACTCATGGCTGAAATATCAATCATGAATATACACATACGAGGGGAGAGTTTTGAAGTACCCCGTAATTCTATTGGTCTCCTATTAGAAGGGTTCATAAAAATGCAAGGTTGGCAAGGAGATTTGCTGACATCTCCTGCAGTAATATTTCCATGTGTTGATCAAAACGCTTGCCGGTCCGAAAGAATGG GTTCTAGAGAAGGAAGTTTCTCTCAGCAATTGTCACTTTATCAGGTTGAGACTAGAGCAAGGGCGATCATATTTGATATTGCTGGATATGATGCCAGCAGAACCTTGTGCAAGAGGTCATCTTCAAGAATATCACAATCTGTAGATCACCCCTCTGGATCTCTTGGTAGAGAGCATAGTGGTCTGATGAGTTGGCCTGAACAATTTTTCCATCCCAAACTTCAAGATCTTGAAGCATTGAATCAACAAGAAAACGATTTATCTGCAAGGGCTGTGCAACTCAGCATCTTTGGCAGCTTGGTAGATATAACTCTCTTTTATTccatacttttatttatttgctACAAAATCATTGACATGACTTACAGTTTTTTGAGTGCAAAGAGATATTGGTGCGAACCTATGTTGGTGTTTTATTCAACTGGGGATGAGATTATTAGAATTTATCTCCCCCAAAACTGTGTATTTTGA
- the LOC140966032 gene encoding sodium/hydrogen exchanger 7-like isoform X2, which produces MKFCVCSGQVKIQPLLHPTYTHGSTLGLYEVLAQKPCFCDIISDPVVLYFFIETEKIISALRSDPAVEDFFWRESVIGLAKLMLPQMFEQMAMPDLRALMAEISIMNIHIRGESFEVPRNSIGLLLEGFIKMQGWQGDLLTSPAVIFPCVDQNACRSERMGSREGSFSQQLSLYQVETRARAIIFDIAGYDASRTLCKRSSSRISQSVDHPSGSLGREHSGLMSWPEQFFHPKLQDLEALNQQENDLSARAVQLSIFGSLIYVRRRRGPSFPRSRKVSPSCSQSYRSHCDSSLATSCFCKI; this is translated from the exons ATGAAATTTTGTGTTTGCAGCGGTCAAGTGAAAATACAGCCTTTATTGCACCCAACTTATACTCATGGAAGTACTTTGGGCTTGTATGAAGTGCTTGCTCAAAAGCCTTGCTTCTGCGATATTATATCGGACCCTGTGGTACTCTACTTCTTTATCGAAACTGAAAAGATCATTTCTGCACTGAGATCTGATCCTGCAGTGGAAGATTTCTTTTGGCGG GAGAGTGTCATTGGTCTTGCTAAACTCATGCTTCCTCAAATGTTTGAGCAAATGGCAATGCCAGATTTAAGAGCACTCATGGCTGAAATATCAATCATGAATATACACATACGAGGGGAGAGTTTTGAAGTACCCCGTAATTCTATTGGTCTCCTATTAGAAGGGTTCATAAAAATGCAAGGTTGGCAAGGAGATTTGCTGACATCTCCTGCAGTAATATTTCCATGTGTTGATCAAAACGCTTGCCGGTCCGAAAGAATGG GTTCTAGAGAAGGAAGTTTCTCTCAGCAATTGTCACTTTATCAGGTTGAGACTAGAGCAAGGGCGATCATATTTGATATTGCTGGATATGATGCCAGCAGAACCTTGTGCAAGAGGTCATCTTCAAGAATATCACAATCTGTAGATCACCCCTCTGGATCTCTTGGTAGAGAGCATAGTGGTCTGATGAGTTGGCCTGAACAATTTTTCCATCCCAAACTTCAAGATCTTGAAGCATTGAATCAACAAGAAAACGATTTATCTGCAAGGGCTGTGCAACTCAGCATCTTTGGCAGCTTG ATATACGTTAGAAGACGACGTGGCCCAAGCTTCCCAAGAAGTAGGAAAGTATCCCCGAGCTGTAGCCAGTCATATCGATCCCACTGTGACTCATCCTTGGCCACCTCTTGTTTCTGCAAAATCTGA
- the LOC140966033 gene encoding uncharacterized protein gives MSIHLSKIMGELSSIAFRSSLHSSSVGFDFHNLEVFNAEMFQFNHEMESSINSNAWTPPSAEASDFSTGYLEDVLFEFNCKRRRLFLFTEHQNQDSMDHNSMVNCWTSNFMQDCCENFDSVSQIIKCDTISDMRTPEEAVSETYDSLSSSLKESSMDSQYTPDKENLCIRGPIVSSAGGNDPKKRSKRALAKVVMCPFALVKPGGFEGNVTLNDINKRILMPPTRAVRHPVGEFAARPLVSPKGPGLSGKSVVAFTKIQTHGRGTITIIRTRN, from the exons ATGTCAATACATTTAAGCAAAATAATGGGTGAGCTTAGCTCCATTGCTTTCAGGAGTAGCCTCCATAGCTCTTCCGTAGGTTTTGATTTCCACAATCTTGAAGTTTTCAACGCAGAAATGTTTCAATTCA ATCATGAGATGGAGAGTAGTATCAATAGTAATGCTTGGACTCCGCCTTCTGCTGAAGCCTCTGATTTTTCCACTGGTTATCTTGAAGATGTTTTGTTTGAGTTTAATTGTAAGAGAAGACGGCTGTTCTTATTCACTGAACATCAAAACCAAGATTCAATGGACCACAATTCCATGGTG AATTGCTGGACTTCAAATTTCATGCAGGATTGTTGTGAAAACTTTGACAGCGTGAGTCAAATAATCAAGTGTGACACCATTTCAG ACATGAGAACACCTGAAGAAGCAGTGTCAGAAACATATGATTCTTTATCTTCTTCTCTTAAAGAATCATCAATGGATTCTCAGTACACACCAGATAAAGAAAACCTATGCATCAGAGGCCCTATAGTTTCTTCTGCAG GGGGTAATGATCCAAAAAAAAGGAGCAAAAGGGCATTGGCGAAGGTAGTAATGTGTCCATTTGCATTAGTGAAACCGGGAGGATTTGAAGGCAATGTGACATTAAACGACATTAACAAAAGGATCTTAATGCCGCCGACAAGGGCCGTGCGCCACCCTGTTGGAGAGTTCGCCGCCCGGCCATTGGTGTCACCGAAGGGGCCGGGATTGTCTGGGAAATCTGTGGTGGCATTCACTAAAATTCAGACCCATGGAAGAGGCACCATCACAATTATTCGTACTAGaaactaa
- the LOC140966094 gene encoding protein BASIC PENTACYSTEINE2-like, translated as MDEDSLRNWGYYEPSFKGHLGLQLMSSMVDRHAKPFLSGHDNPLMVSPNGTYHPRDRVPAELPATHMDYVRDSWINHREKFLQMFPTNTFSPVLAETSGTHHAMPAPHQHDPTKDTESNTEEPNVKKGHVPAKKRAAPAAPKTLKSKKPRKGPVPKENGKSSVHRAKTLKKNVDVVINGVDFDISGIPIPVCSCTGTPQQCYRWGFGGWQSACCTMTISMYPLPMSTKRRGARIAGRKMSQGAFKKVLEKLASEGYDFANSIDLRTYWAKHGTNKFVTIR; from the coding sequence ATGGATGAAGACAGCTTGAGAAATTGGGGTTATTATGAACCTTCCTttaaagggcatcttggtctcCAGCTCATGTCTTCTATGGTGGATCGGCATGCGAAACCTTTCCTGTCAGGACATGATAACCCTTTAATGGTTTCACCTAATGGCACTTACCATCCCCGGGATCGTGTCCCTGCAGAACTTCCTGCCACGCACATGGACTATGTTCGAGATAGTTGGATAAACCATCGGGAGAAATTTTTGCAAATGTTCCCGACAAACACTTTCAGCCCAGTTCTTGCTGAAACTTCTGGGACTCATCATGCCATGCCAGCACCCCACCAACATGATCCAACAAAAGATACCGAGTCGAACACAGAAGAGCCAAATGTCAAGAAGGGACATGTTCCTGCAAAAAAGAGAGCAGCTCCTGCGGCCCCAAAGACTTTGAAATCAAAGAAGCCAAGAAAAGGTCCTGTGCCGAAGGAAAATGGTAAATCCTCGGTTCATCGTGCAAAAACTTTGAAGAAGAACGTCGATGTTGTGATAAATGGAGTTGATTTCGACATTTCTGGTATACCAATTCCTGTTTGCTCTTGTACGGGTACTCCCCAGCAGTGCTATCGCTGGGGGTTTGGGGGTTGGCAGTCAGCTTGTTGCACGATGACTATATCCATGTATCCGTTGCCTATGAGCACCAAAAGGCGAGGGGCAAGAATTGCTGGGCGAAAGATGAGTCAGGGTGCTTTCAAAAAAGTCCTGGAAAAACTTGCATCCGAAGGCTATGATTTCGCTAACTCAATTGACCTGAGGACTTACTGGGCAAAACACGGTACCAACAAGTTCGTAACAATCAGATAG